Below is a window of Desulfurococcus amylolyticus Z-533 DNA.
AGCTGATAGAATAATAGTGCTGAGGCGTGGCAAGCTCTCAGGCATCCTGAGACGTGAAGAGGCGAGTATAGAGAAAATCCGCGAGCTAATGTTCAGGGAGGACGCTGGGAAAATAACGTATGAAAGACTGGCATCGGTTGCACCGCTTAATGAGAACTGTATAAGCATAGAGGACCTCGTGGTAGTAGACGAGTATGGTAGGAGAATCGTGGATAATGCAAGAATACTTGTTAGGAAAGGAGAGGTGGTAGGCATTGCCGGCGTAGCAGGTAGTGGTCAAAAAGAACTACTACAGGCGGTCATAGGATTAATCAGGGTCAATAAAGGAAGAATAACTATCATCGGCAATGATGTAACTAATAAGGGCGTAGGCCTAGTTAGACAGCTTGGGGTCGGATACATACCAGATATACCCCTACGTCATGGCGTCTCCTCAGATAACACTATCCTTGAAAACATTGCCGTATTATTTCAGAAAGATAGAGCTATAATTAGATGGGATGAGGCAAGGGAGATATCGGTTAGAGTAATGAAGAAATACCAGGTTCTAGCGAGGAATGAGGAAACACCTGTCAAGGTACTCTCTGGAGGTAATATAATGAAGGTGATTGTGGGGCGGGAACTAGAATACAGTAAGACTGCGTTGATAGCTTATAATCCTACAAGAGCCCTCGACGAGGTTACAGCTGTAATGGTGCGTAGAATCATTAAGGATAAGGCTGTGAATGGAAGAATAGGGGTGTTGCTCGCTAGTGAAGACCTCGATGAGATCTTCCAGTTAAGTGACACCATATACGTGATGAACTCTGGGAAAGTCTACGGTCCATTTAATGCTGAAACAGTTAAAAGAAGCGAAATAGAACACTTAATGGTGATGTAGCATGCGGATACTTATAGTGAGGCGGAAGACGCCTCTGAAATATGGAACCATACTAATAATATTGCTCTCGCTAACGATAGGTGTGGCGTTATTCACAACTATTTTAGCTATACAGGGAAGGAGTCCTGTTGAAGTATTAGGTACATTACTGATCTCGTTCGTGTCCCCATCTATTGTGAAAGACTTCATTATCCTAACAATGCTTGGATACGCATTACTCGTGTCATTTAAGGGTGCATTATGGAATATTGGAGCTGAGGGGCAGCTCTTCATATCAACAATACCGGTAATAGTACTGACCCTGCATGTAATGCCTAATCCCCCCTCACAGCTACACGCTGTCACAATAATACTGCTTATAATCATTGTTTCAACGATCACTGGTGCTGCCTGGGCATCAATAGCCGGCTTCATTAGGGCATACCTTGAAATAGACGAGGTACCGGTGACCCTGATATTGAACTATATAGCATACTACGTAGTAAATATCCTGGTGATAGGCCCCCTTAAAGGTACACGTGTATATGGTTATAATAGGACTGATGAAATACCCAGCATATATAGGCTATATGTTACCGGTTTAGAGAGAAGGCTCACGGGTAATCCTGCAGTGGATACATTCCTGGGATTCATTTATGAGGTAATATATTATCTTCCATGGCTGGTAGCAATGATAATTATAATGTTTACTGTATGGTACCTATTAAACAAGACTCAAATAGGGCTTAGAATAAGGATACTTGGCTCAAACCCGGACTACTTAAGAAGCGTGGGGGTGAATACACGTCTCACACTAGTCTTAGCTTTAACTATATCAGGCGCTATAGTTGGCTTCACCTCGGCATTCTATACACTGAGCGATCTACTGAGGCTATCGTACCCTATAGAGGGACAAACAGCTGGATATGGTTATTTAGCAATACTGGTTGCGTGGTTATCCATGCTTGATTATAAATTAATACCCGTCTCAGCATACATTGTCGCCTCACTCAGGACAGCCGGCATAAATCTCCAGGTTGGTGGATTAGGCGGACTAGAGCAAACCCTGTTACTTATAGGCCTGATTCTCGCCGTGTATACCATAGTTAGATTCCTCCGCGACTATGAGGTGAGGGTGGTCTAGATGGATGGATCGGCTATAGAGGCTTTAGCTCCTTTAATAGCAGCCTTTTCAACAATGTATCTAGTTGCGGTGGGTCACAGTATAGTTGAGAAATCCGGTATACTTAACCTGGCTATCGATGGAGCCTTCTTCTTCTCAACTGGTGTCAGCGTCTATCTCGCTGTAACACTATATAATGGATTAACGTTTCTCGGTATAACTTATCCAGTTACAACGATACTCGCAATACTTTTAACCGGTGTATTCACAGCTGTGCTTGGCGCGTTCATGGCGTGGGTTCTAACATCTCTACCAATCAGTCACGGCGCCCTAGGACTCTCACTACAGTTTGTTGGATATGGATTAGGTATAATGATGGGTTATCCTATACGCCAGAGTATCGGAAGCATTGAACCCTATGCATTGCCATACGACGCAATAACCTATACCACACTGCTCATCGCATCCATTATAGCCGGGGTTCTCGTACACGTCTTCTTGGAGAAAACACCATTAGGTGCATCGATAAAGGCTTGTGGTGAAAACCCCCATGCAGCCTCAGCACTCGGGGTCAACGTATTAAAGACAAGACTGTTGGCAGGTATCCTAGGATTCTACATTATCGGTGTAGGAGCCGCATTAAATCCACTGGCATGGCAGAGATACTGGGATATAAAGTCATATATCCTTGGATATGGGTGGTTCGCGTTTACAATAGCCTTGGCTGGTGGAAGAAACCCCATATACCTAATACCTCTCTCATTCGCCTTCGGCGGACTCCTAGAATACAGTATAGAAATAATGGTTATACTGAAAGTATCAGCCGACGTCGCAAAGCTAATACCGTTTATAGGGGCCCTCAGCGTAATGGTGATATATGGTGCCACCGAGCTGAGGAGAATATTTGCATCGCCTTCGAGCCTGGGTAAGGTATACTATAAGGAGGAAAAGACAGTATAGCATATAGCTTTTATCAAAAAGCTTTTTCTTCTTTTCCTTCCTCTTAGTATTCACTTAAATTTTGAAAACCAGGTTTAAGTCTGGTTCTCACTTAGTGTATTTAAATACTTCGAGGTACCTGAGTGCCTGCTCCCTACCCATTAGAGCGAGTAATGGGGCGGCTCTAGGTCCACTTGGTTTTCCAATATACAGCATGTAAAAGTATTTATAGAAGTCGTTAACCTTGTTTTTCTCCAGTGAGCTCGTTATATTAACCATTGTATTCTTAATTGCTTCCTCACTCCACTCGCTTAATGTTGAGAGCCCCTCATATAACCGTATGAATAGCCCTATATACTCTCCTGGTATTTCCCGAGCCTTCTTGCCGGCCTCTTCAATAGTATTCAATGTGAATACGTTTGCCTCGCCACCATATTTAACTGCCCATATATAAGCCCTTGGAATAGTTTCAAGGACTCTTTGGACCCCGTAGCGACTTGGTTCAGCTGGGAGTAACCCAATGTTCTTCAATCTCTTTAAGCCCTCATCAACCCATTTATCCCTTGGTATTATCTGGGCTAGAACAGCGAGGTGTGTATAGGGTATTTGCTCGGGAGGTTCCCTTGGTGGGGCTCCCTTTGGATAGCTTAGCTCATAGCTCCTCTTTAATATGACTTCCTCCTCTTCATCCTTTGCTTTCTCTAGCCCGTAATATATTCTCTCAGCCTTGTAGTACTGGCTATAATACTGGGGGACTTCGTGTAATCCAACAGCATATTTCTTCATTGGCGGCGTCTTCAACACGATAAACCTATATATATGTGGATGCGCTACCTCCACCCAGTCCCTTGGTGTGAATCCCAGAAAATCACTGCTTCCCATGTCTGCTATTTGCCCTGTGGGTGTCCTCCACTCCACCCACTCGTATGGTAGCCCCTCCGGTGGTTTTATCCCATAGACGTTTACCGCTAGGTCTACACAGCTATCTCTGCTTCCACCAGGCATCGCATGATCCTTGCCGTAGGGTTCGAAGTCTACTCCAAGCGTCCACCATACGCCAACCCATTCTATTCTCCACATTAGTTTCCCATTACTTATCTCTGTAACCCCTTTGTAACCACAGTGCTCGCAGACATATTCGACGTGGTCTTCATCGATTAGCCTTACAACCTCTGTTGTATCTATTCTCCCGCATTTCTCGCATACTGGCTCGATTGGTATCCATCCCTCAGAGTATGGTTTTCTGCCCCTGTACTTGTTGATTGTTTTCCTGACCTCTTCTCGCTTCTCAAGCGTTAGCTTTATGAATTGCTTCATCTTGTCCTTATACATGTCTGTTGTTGTAATTACCTCGATATTGCCGTCTGTGAACTCGTTGATGAATGGCCCAAAATCACTCCAATAGTGTTCAACCCAGTTACCATGGCACCCCTTTGGATCAGGTACTCTAATTAATGGATTACCCTTGTACCTTGCTGCCTCACCTGGATTGGGGAACTGCTTCAATTGTTGCTCCTTTCCCTTCCAAGCATCTTGCGTGTAGAGTGTGAGGTATTGTTTTATCTTGAGTCCTCGTTCACTGAGTATTTTCCTCAACGTCTCAGCTATTATTATTTCACCGCGCAGTCTTCCAACATGCTGTAGTCCTGAGACTGAGAGCCCACCATTGAATACATATACCTCTTTACCTCTCTTTGTCAATGCGTTGTAGATGTTGTCGGCCAGCTCGTCGATCCAGTGTCTAACCATCTCAAATGCACCATGCCATAAATGGATAGTGGTGTCAAAGGCTTATTAATGTATTTTCAGCTCTATTAGTGTATTGTAACGATTATAAAATGTTATTGGGCGGTAGTGATGAGAAAGACGATCGTGGTATTCGTACTCCTAGGACTCATATCACTTTTCGCTGACATGACCTATGAGGGGGCGTTATCTATACGTGGAAGCTACCTGGAGATCATTGGTGCCCCCATTATAGTGGCAGGCTTAATTAATATAGGCTGGCTTGTCAGCTATGGATCAAGGTTTCTGAGTGGTGTTTTAAGCGATTACCTTAGAAAGCCAATCATACTCTGGGTGCTTACTGTAACAGGGTATTTGATCAACGTTATCGTTGTACCGCTTCTAGCGCTTACCAATAGGTGGGAACTGGTGCTGATACTTATTGTGTTAGAGCGGTTTGGGAAAGGCCTAAGGGCCCCTGCAAGAGACGTTATACTAGCTGAGGTAAGCGAGGGAATAGGTAAGGGGCTTGGATTCGGGGTTCATGAAACCATGGATCAAGCAGGGGCCGTATTAGGGCCGTTACTGGCATCACTGATCCTCGTGGCGAGTAATCAGGATTATCCCAGAGTATTTCTAATGCTTGGTGTTCCCGGGGTCATAGCTGTAGTGCTAGCTATTATTGCCTGGTCTATGTATCCACAGCCCAGTTCGCTTTCAACGAGAAAAAGTATGCTAGGCTTCAAGGGTTTAACGCGTAGCTACTACATGTATACAGCTGGATTCTTCCTCTTCAGCCTAGGCTTTATATCGTGGGATATAATCAGCTACCACGCTAAAAATATAGGATTAAGGGGGGACTACATAGCCCTGCTCTATAGTATAGCTATGCTGGTAGACGGTTTGCTAGCCGTGCCCTCGGGGCTCCTTTACGATAGAATAGGGATGAAAAGCACTATCCTAGCCCCACTGGCATCCATGGCTGCAGGCATAGCGTTCACGGTGTTTATTGATAGAAACCCATTAATAATGGCGTTTACATGGGGTCTTACCATGGGAGTTTTCGAGACGAATATCAGGGTGGCTGTCTCAGACCTGGTACCGGCTGAAAAAAGGGCTTTTGCTTATGGGTTCTACGGCTTAGTAGAGGGGTTAGCAATGCTTGTTGGAGGTGTGATTCAGAGTATTCTAATAGCGGAGAACGCAATATTGCTCGCAGCATACATAGTTATCACAGAGTTCTCCAGCCTCATAGTATTCTACAGGATATAGATAGGAAGAGTTAACATGATACATAGAGTTTTAAACAAACTATATGCTTTATTTCTAGTCTAGAATAGGCTTGGAACGGTGTCCAGGATTGAATGAAAGGGAGTTTCTAGAGTGGTTGAGGAGTATAGAGGCTAAGTGGCAAGCTAGGTGGAAGGAGAACAGGGTTTTCGAGGCGAACCCGGAACCAGGGAAGCCTAAGTACTTTATAACCGTACCATACCCCTACAGCAACGCACCTTTACACATAGGACATGGGAGAACATATACTATTGGAGATATTATCGCAAGGTATAAGAGGCTGAAGGGATATAATGTCCTCTATCCCATGGCCTTTCATATAACGGGTACACCAGTGCTAGCTGTTTCAGAGATGATAGCACGTGGCGATGAACGCGTTGTCAACATGTATAAGTCGTATATAAGATACTATGTCAGCGATGAGGGAAAGGTTAACGAGATACTTGAATCATTCAAGAACCCATTGAATCTAGCCGTGTTCTTCGCTGAGAGGATACAATCAGACTTCGATGCCCTTGGATACAGTATCGACTGGAGGAGGAAATTCCATACCGGCGAACCCATATACAACAAGTTCGTCACGTGGCAATACCATAAACTCAATGAGAAGGGATTGATTACGATAGGTGATCACATTGTAACATACTGCCTCCTCCATAAACAACCAGAAGGAGAGGACGATATACAGGACGCTGATGTGAACCCGGTTGAGATACTCGAGTACACAGCCGTGAAATTCCTTGACCCGGAATGGAAGGTGTACCTGGCAGCAGCGACGCTGAGACCCGAGACGATTTACGGTGTTACGAATCTATGGGTTAACCCTAATACAAAATACCTTGAGATATCCTTTGGAGACGAGGTGTTAATAGTATCGGAAAAAGCATATGTAAAACTGGTTCACCAGCATCCTGAGAAGGAGATAAGGGTTCTCAGAGAGATACCAGGTAAGGGATTAGTTGGTAGAAGAGTGGTCTCACCGCTTGGTAAGGAAGTAATTGTTCTACCAGCTGAATTCGTTGATCCAGATAACGCCACGGGGGTAGTCTATAGTGAGCCAAGTGATGCACCATACGACTACGTGGCTCTCCAGGAGTTAAAAGCCAATAAAAACATGCTTAGAGAATATGGCTTAAACCCTGAGATAATTGACTCGATCACACCTATCAAGATAATTGATGTACCAGGGCTAAGTGATCACCATGCAAAAATAATAGTTGAGAAAATAGGTATTAAGAGCCAGATAGATGAGCGCCTGGAGGAGGTTAGCAAGGAGGTATATAGGGAGCAGTATTATAATGGAGTGATGATCGTCGATGACCCATTGGTGAAGGGTCTCACAGTTAAAGAAGCCAGGGAGGTCATTAGGAAGAGGCTGATCGACTCTAACCAGGCATTCATATTCTATGAGTTGAATAGAAAGGCAAAGTGTAGGTCGGGCGGTGAGATCATAGTAGCCAAGATAAGGGGGCAGTGGTTCCTCAACTATGGTGTGAAGGCCTTTAAGGAGAGGGTGAAGAAGTATATAGAAGAAGAGTTAGTAGTGATCCCTGAGAAATACAGGAAGGCTTTCCTGGACACGGTGGACTGGCTGGATAAAAGACCCTGTGCTAGGAAGAGAGGTATTGGCACACCTTTACCATGGTCGCCTGACTGGATTATTGAGAGCCTAAGCGATTCAACAATATACATGGCGTTCTATACTATAGTGCATAAGATCCGTGAATACGGTATTAAACCAGAGTCGCTGACGCCGGAGTTATTCGACTACGTGTTCCTTGGAATAGGGGACCCTGTGGATGTCTCTAGTAAAACAAGTGTGCCGTTGAAGGTACTTGAGGAGATGCGGTCTGAATTCATGTATTGGTACCCGGTTGATCATAGGCATACATCTATACCGCATATAAGCAATCATCTCTCTTTCTACATATTTCACCACGTAGTGATATTCCCGCGTGAGCACTGGCCCAGGATGATAACCCTGAACGAGACAGTGATACGTGAAGGAGCCAAAATGTCGAAGAGCAAGGGTAATGTAATACCCTTAAGGGATATCGCTAGACTATACTCAGCCGATTTATTCCGCCTTTACATATCATGGGCAGCCGGATTGGATAGCGTGCTGGATTGGAGAGAGAAGGAGGTGGCCATTGTAATAGATTCATTGAAGAGGTTTGTAGAGCTCGCTGAAAACGCTGTTGGAGCTGAGTGCAGGGATAACGCGGGTGATGATGCTGCCTCAAGATGGTTTATGGATAAATTCCATCAGTTGATCAGTGATGCAAGCAGTAATATCGAACACATGGAGATACGGGAATATGTGCAGAATGCGTTCTTCAACGTATTATCTCTGATCGATAAGTACCGTGATATAGTGGGTGATCGCTATCTCTGTAGTATTAAACAAGTATTAAGGGACTGGATCACAGTAGTGAACCCTGTGATACCTCATGTAACAGAGGAGATAAATGAATTAATGGGTGGCAAGGGCTTCTTGTCCAAAGGCTCGTGGCCAACCTCTCGTGAAGCAAGGTATCCTGAGATAACTACGGCCATCGATAACGCGTTAGCCCTTCAGGAAGATATAAGGGAGATACTTGGGTTAGTCAAGGGGGTGCCAGGGAAGATATATATTATAGTTGCGCCAGAGTGGAAGAGAGAGATAGCTGTTAAAACCCTGGATGGCATCCAGCTAAGAGAGATAATGGATTACATGAGAAGTAGATACGGGTTGAAGGGCAGGGAAGTCGAGATAGCCGAGGTCTACAACTACTTCAAGAAACAGCCAAATGAGAAGGTGAAGCTTATATCGAGCTCCACTGAATTCAATACTTACATGTATATGGCGCAATACTACTCCAGGAAGTTCAATGTGGATGTAGAGGTACTATGGGAGGATGATGCAAGGGCTAAAAGAATACCTAAATCAGAGAAGGCGCTGCCCCTTAAGCCCTCAATATATGTTGAATTAATCCATCAACGCTGATCAATCAGTCTTCTATTTTCTTTAAGGAGGTCCTCGACCGTAAAGTAGGATGTAAATGCTTAAGCCCGTGTTTTATAGCTGGGTGGTTGACTACTTGGTCTCAGTATTTAAATAGTTTTACAATTAGGATAAAACAATTAGAAAGCTAGGTGGTGTTTAACTGTTGACGCTACTCGTTAAGAATGCCGGCATCCCTTTACCATCAGGGGATATAGTGGTTGGCAACATATATATTGAGGACGGTGTTATCACTTATATTGGTAGGAAAGAGATACAGGCTGACAGAGTCATCAACGCTGAAGAGAGATTAACTATACCTGGAGGCATAGACATACATGCCCATATATATGATCCGGCTTACACTAGCAATGAAGACTGGGAGACAGGTAGTCTAGCAGCCGCATTCGGTGGTTTAACAACAATAGTTGATATGCCTCTCAGAACAATTGTTGATAACAGGAAAATCCTTGAGGAGAAGCTGAGTGAGGCTAGGAAGAACTCATATATAAACTATGGTGTGACAGGCGGCTTCATTAATGAGAAGAACTATAATTCTATACCCGAGTTAGCACGATATGGTGTTAAAACATTCAAGTTCTTCACATGTAGACCATTCAAAATAAGCGATGAAGCGTTACCCGATGCCTTCGAACAAGTGGCTGTTGCTAATGGAGTCGCAATAGTGCATGCTGAAGACGAGTCATTGATAGGATACTGGGAGAAGAAGCTGTTATCGCAGAACAGCATCGCGGCGTTTCACTTAAGTAGGACAGGCGCCACCGAGGCTTCAGCAATATATAGAGTCGGCTATATAAGCATAGATGTAGGTGCAAGGGTGCATATCGCCCATCTCTCCAGCAGAGAGGGGATTGAGGCTGTTGCAGTCCTTAGGAAGAAGATTGGTTTAACTAGTGAGGTAACGCCTCACCACTTATTCTTCACAAGGGATGAGACATCGAGGTTTGGAGCATACCTTAAAGTAGCCCCCACGATTAAAACAAGGGAGGATAGGGATGCATTATGGAGGGCTCTCGATGAAGGCATTATGGAGGGCTCTCGATGAAGGCATTATAGACGCATATGTAAGTGATAACGCTCCAGCACCTAGAAGCATGAAGGAGGCTAATGTATGGGAGGCATGGGCCGGTATCCCTAATCTGGAGATAATGATTCCATTCTTATTTACATATGGTATTCTCCAAAGACGTATCTCGCTAGCTAGATTCATAGATGTTACATCAAGGAATCCGGCTAAAATACTTGGCATCTACCCCTTAAAGGGTGAGTTATCGATTGGCAGTCATGCTGACCTAGTGATTCTTGAGACAGGAAAGTCTAAGAGAATAACCGCTTCAACCCATCATCATAAAGTTGATTGGACCCCATGGGAGGGCATGGAATTGTATGGCTATCCATATTACCTAATAGTAAATGGGGAAGTAATCATAGAAAAATATGAGCTCATAGGTAAAAAAGGCTTTGGAACATATATTGGCGAGTTAAAGCCGAGGAAGAGGTAGTGTATTATGGATTACTTGATTATACTGCTAAGTTACTTCACACAGTTAATAGCTATAATGAATCCTTTCTCGGCTATACCTACATTTATGTCTCTTACCGAGGGATTAGAACGCCGTAGGAGGCTTGAGATAGTTAAGAAAGCGTATTTCGCGGGATTAATACTGGTAATACTTTTTACCCTGGTAGGTCGCTACATCCTTGAAGCATTCAACATCTCAATAGCCAGCCTCAGGGTTGGAGGAGGCATAATATTGATGACTATAGCGCTAGACATGCTCGGTGATGAGGTTAGAACTAAGCGTATGCATCCAGGCGATATAGCGGTCGTACCAATAGCAACGCCCCTTATCATCGGGCCGGGTACCATAACAACCATACTCTTGTTGACATCGTCTCTCCAGGAGACAACTGGTATGGTAGTGGTTTTAATTGCTGGAGTTATAGCTTGTAGCGTTACATTCCTTATACTAGCTCTAAGTGACATATTGACAAGGCTCTTAAGCATGTCTACTGTGCGCGCTATAGGTAGATTCATGGCGTTGATTATCTCCGGTGTAGCAGTTGAGATGATTGTCCAGGGGTTGTATAGCTATTACGTTGAGTTATTTAAGGGCTAGACACCTCTATACATACATCCACACCGTTCTCACCGAGTTTTTTCTTTAAATTCTTCAGGTTTTCATACCTGGTGCTCCCAGGACTTAGTACTATGTCCCCGTGATACTTACCGGGCACTATTGTTCTAAGCCTTATGGATTTAATTGAGAAACCCTCAGACTCAGCTATTCCCACTATTTTCTCGTAGATGCTTGGCGGTGGTGCCTCATCAGCCATGAATGATGTTAGGTTACGCCCCTCCTCATATATCTCGTAGAAAATATAGGAGGTGAGTAATACGGCGCCTCCATAATCTATTAGATAGCTGTATAGCGCGCCGCCTAGGCTGGCTATAATGCCCACTACGCCTTCTAGAACCTCACTTATAGTGAATGCGCCGTATGCCCTAATAGATGGAGGGGCACTCCTCGATAAGAATATGGCAATAGAGTATGCTAGGATGGCTGTAACTGCTAAGTAGAATGCATTAAGTTCTACACTGTATTCTCTCACATAATATAAACGGGTGATGCTGATGCCTGCTACAAAACCATAGGTCACAATCATTACGAGTATACCAATGTACTCGAAGCGTTCGTGCCCGAAGTGATGATCAGAGTCGGGCGGTATAGTGACCACCCTTCTTGACCATATCACCACGAGTAGTGCTATCATGTTTGCAATGCTTGTTAAGGCATCAACGAACAATGTATTACTACCGTAGAGTATGCCTCCAAGTATTTTCAGTATGCTTCCAATGGTTCCAGCGCTAAGGATCGCGATTACCTTGTTCAAAAGCGTTCCCCCCAGCCCTGTCTAGCACTAAATCCTTACCCCATACGACTCGATATTTTTATAACCTATGACGAGTTATTATATCGATGGTGCTAGGCTATGTATAGAGTGAGAATTGAACCAAGGGAAAACTGTATATCTGACATGGTATGTGTCTCAATATGTCCCGACGTCTTCGAGATGAATCCTGAAGACAATAAGTCACAAATAGTCGAGAAATACAGGGAGAAAGGTAATATAGCAGTGGGCTTGATCCCAGATGACCTAGCTCAGTGCGCGCAGGATGCAGCTAATGCATGTCCTGTTCAAATAATACATGTTGAAAAAGCCTAGTTTTTTTAAAACTAACCATCCAACCCCATCTTTAGGGGATGCTCCTTGACTATTTCTCAAATACATGAGATAGCTAAAAAGATACTTGTTGATAGTATCAAGTTCCCCACTGTGCTTGGAGAAACCTATGAGGATATGGTTGACTATTACCGGGAGCAGTTATCGGAATATGGTATCCATGTGACAATACACAGGGTTCCCGATGAATTCCTTAGGAAGACTCTTCCCAGGGAGTTCAACCCTGAGAAACCCAGGTTCATATTGCTGGCTAGAATAGGTAGCGGTGAAAAGGTACTTCAATTCAATGGACATTATGATGTAGTATCACCGGGAGAGGGCTGGGAGACGCCGCCCTTCGAGCCCGTTGTCAGGGATGATCTAGTATATGGGCGTGGCACAACGGATATGAAGGGTGGGATAGCGTCTATACTTACAGCCCTCATATCTCTTGCACAGGAGAGAAGAGAGCCAAGTGTAATTATCGAGGCCGCTCTTGTACCGGATGAAGAGATAGGGGGTAGGACTGGCACAGGCTACCTGGTTAACGAGCTTGGTAGTAGGCCTGACTATGTTATCATAGCTGAACCCTCCGGCTTAGATAACATCTATATCGGTCATAGAGGAAATGTATGGGGTATCATAAGGGTACATGGTAAGCAGGCTCACGGCTCAGCACCGTGGCTTGGAGACAACGCGTTCGAGAAGATGCTTGTGTTCGCGCAGGAATTCCTTAAGAGATATAGGGAGCGGGTTTCCTCCAGGAAGAGTAACTACCTATACGAGGATGAAAGAGCAGCCTATCCCACGATTACACCGGGTGGACTCTTGATCGCACCTGGATCGATAAATATAGTGCCTGGAACAGCGGGTTTCAGCATAGATAGGAGGTTGATAGTTGAGGAGAGGGTTGAGGATGTGATTGGAGAAATCCAGGAATTACTTGGTCAGGTCAGCAGGGAGCTCAATATAGATTCATCATTCACACTTGTAGAGTCCTCGCCGTCAGCGTTCACCCCGCCTGATAACAAGTATACTCAAATACTCGGTGAGATCATAAGGGAGAATACTGGTAGAGAACCTAGGAAAACCATATGTATTGGTGGGCTGGATTTGAGATACTATACAATTAAAGGAATACCAGCCGTATCATACGGACCAGGTGAGGTGGGGCTAGCTCATAAACCCAATGAATACATTAGGATAAGCGATGTAGTAAGGGTTAGCAAGATATATGTCGACTTTGCTAAGAGATTTGAGAAAATCCAGGTTGATACCTAGAATTGAGTAGCGGGAGTAGATTCGAGCCGACCTCCTCCCAGCTCTAAAGGGTTGGGGTTCCCTTTAGAGCGGGGGGTTCCCCGCATCTATTCGGGGCTACATCTTTTATCTGGAGGGCAGTCGATGGGGCCAGAGATCCCCCATCTGGAGCTTAGCTAGTGTTCTTCTCTCAATGTTTAGAATCGCTATGTGGTCTCTATCCCCTTCGAAACCACATCTAGGGCATTTAAGTCTTCTATAACCGTTCTCCCTTAGCTTAGCCCCGCACCCAGGGCACTTAGTTGACGTTCCTCTAGGGTCAATAGTTACTACTGGGACACCGTGTTTCTCAGCCTGCCAG
It encodes the following:
- the leuS gene encoding leucine--tRNA ligase; amino-acid sequence: MNEREFLEWLRSIEAKWQARWKENRVFEANPEPGKPKYFITVPYPYSNAPLHIGHGRTYTIGDIIARYKRLKGYNVLYPMAFHITGTPVLAVSEMIARGDERVVNMYKSYIRYYVSDEGKVNEILESFKNPLNLAVFFAERIQSDFDALGYSIDWRRKFHTGEPIYNKFVTWQYHKLNEKGLITIGDHIVTYCLLHKQPEGEDDIQDADVNPVEILEYTAVKFLDPEWKVYLAAATLRPETIYGVTNLWVNPNTKYLEISFGDEVLIVSEKAYVKLVHQHPEKEIRVLREIPGKGLVGRRVVSPLGKEVIVLPAEFVDPDNATGVVYSEPSDAPYDYVALQELKANKNMLREYGLNPEIIDSITPIKIIDVPGLSDHHAKIIVEKIGIKSQIDERLEEVSKEVYREQYYNGVMIVDDPLVKGLTVKEAREVIRKRLIDSNQAFIFYELNRKAKCRSGGEIIVAKIRGQWFLNYGVKAFKERVKKYIEEELVVIPEKYRKAFLDTVDWLDKRPCARKRGIGTPLPWSPDWIIESLSDSTIYMAFYTIVHKIREYGIKPESLTPELFDYVFLGIGDPVDVSSKTSVPLKVLEEMRSEFMYWYPVDHRHTSIPHISNHLSFYIFHHVVIFPREHWPRMITLNETVIREGAKMSKSKGNVIPLRDIARLYSADLFRLYISWAAGLDSVLDWREKEVAIVIDSLKRFVELAENAVGAECRDNAGDDAASRWFMDKFHQLISDASSNIEHMEIREYVQNAFFNVLSLIDKYRDIVGDRYLCSIKQVLRDWITVVNPVIPHVTEEINELMGGKGFLSKGSWPTSREARYPEITTAIDNALALQEDIREILGLVKGVPGKIYIIVAPEWKREIAVKTLDGIQLREIMDYMRSRYGLKGREVEIAEVYNYFKKQPNEKVKLISSSTEFNTYMYMAQYYSRKFNVDVEVLWEDDARAKRIPKSEKALPLKPSIYVELIHQR
- a CDS encoding dihydroorotase produces the protein MTLLVKNAGIPLPSGDIVVGNIYIEDGVITYIGRKEIQADRVINAEERLTIPGGIDIHAHIYDPAYTSNEDWETGSLAAAFGGLTTIVDMPLRTIVDNRKILEEKLSEARKNSYINYGVTGGFINEKNYNSIPELARYGVKTFKFFTCRPFKISDEALPDAFEQVAVANGVAIVHAEDESLIGYWEKKLLSQNSIAAFHLSRTGATEASAIYRVGYISIDVGARVHIAHLSSREGIEAVAVLRKKIGLTSEVTPHHLFFTRDETSRFGAYLKVAPTIKTREDRDALWRALDEGIMEGSR
- a CDS encoding dihydroorotase gives rise to the protein MKALWRALDEGIIDAYVSDNAPAPRSMKEANVWEAWAGIPNLEIMIPFLFTYGILQRRISLARFIDVTSRNPAKILGIYPLKGELSIGSHADLVILETGKSKRITASTHHHKVDWTPWEGMELYGYPYYLIVNGEVIIEKYELIGKKGFGTYIGELKPRKR
- a CDS encoding MarC family protein, whose protein sequence is MDYLIILLSYFTQLIAIMNPFSAIPTFMSLTEGLERRRRLEIVKKAYFAGLILVILFTLVGRYILEAFNISIASLRVGGGIILMTIALDMLGDEVRTKRMHPGDIAVVPIATPLIIGPGTITTILLLTSSLQETTGMVVVLIAGVIACSVTFLILALSDILTRLLSMSTVRAIGRFMALIISGVAVEMIVQGLYSYYVELFKG
- a CDS encoding cation diffusion facilitator family transporter, whose translation is MNKVIAILSAGTIGSILKILGGILYGSNTLFVDALTSIANMIALLVVIWSRRVVTIPPDSDHHFGHERFEYIGILVMIVTYGFVAGISITRLYYVREYSVELNAFYLAVTAILAYSIAIFLSRSAPPSIRAYGAFTISEVLEGVVGIIASLGGALYSYLIDYGGAVLLTSYIFYEIYEEGRNLTSFMADEAPPPSIYEKIVGIAESEGFSIKSIRLRTIVPGKYHGDIVLSPGSTRYENLKNLKKKLGENGVDVCIEVSSP
- a CDS encoding ferredoxin, which translates into the protein MYRVRIEPRENCISDMVCVSICPDVFEMNPEDNKSQIVEKYREKGNIAVGLIPDDLAQCAQDAANACPVQIIHVEKA